One region of gamma proteobacterium HIMB55 genomic DNA includes:
- a CDS encoding type II secretory pathway, component PulF (PFAM: Bacterial type II secretion system protein F domain) — MAGSELTFIWSGVDKTGRSTQGEVNAPSVAIAKAQLRRQGIRAKRIKKKTAPLFSMGTAIGTRDIAVFTRQLATMTRAGVPMVQAIDIVMDGTDKPLMKDLVRQIRNDVSGGAPVATSLGKHRKHFDELYCSLVAAGENSGTLEVMLDRIAIYKEKSEALKATIKKALTYPVATILVAIVVTGILLINVVPQFASTFESFGSELPGFTQFVVGLSDLARDWWILIGGAITIFVLSFNRLRADNRKFADAVDAALLKAPVFGSIVHDAVIARYSRTLSTTFAAGVPLVEALDATATASGNAVYERAIKQIRNDVTSGMSLLQATRATGIFPMFLLQMTSIGEESGTLDEMLGKVADQYEMQVDNAVDSISSLIEPMIMSILGIIIGGLMVAMYLPIFMLGSVM; from the coding sequence ATGGCGGGAAGTGAACTTACATTTATCTGGTCTGGGGTCGATAAAACAGGCCGCTCCACCCAGGGCGAAGTCAATGCGCCCAGCGTCGCTATCGCCAAGGCCCAGCTGCGACGACAAGGCATCCGCGCAAAACGCATCAAGAAGAAAACCGCACCTCTTTTCTCCATGGGTACCGCAATTGGCACCCGAGATATCGCAGTTTTTACACGCCAATTAGCCACAATGACGCGCGCAGGTGTTCCCATGGTTCAAGCCATCGATATTGTGATGGATGGTACCGACAAGCCATTGATGAAAGACCTAGTGCGCCAGATTCGCAACGACGTTTCAGGAGGCGCACCGGTTGCCACCTCGCTTGGCAAACATCGGAAACACTTTGATGAGCTGTACTGTAGCCTTGTAGCTGCCGGAGAAAACTCAGGTACGCTTGAGGTCATGCTTGATCGTATTGCGATTTACAAAGAGAAGTCGGAAGCACTAAAAGCGACCATCAAGAAGGCGTTAACTTATCCCGTAGCCACAATCCTCGTCGCCATAGTCGTTACCGGCATTTTGCTAATTAATGTCGTACCGCAGTTTGCAAGTACGTTCGAAAGCTTTGGCTCCGAGTTACCCGGCTTTACTCAATTTGTTGTCGGGCTGTCAGACCTCGCACGTGATTGGTGGATCCTGATTGGCGGCGCCATCACAATCTTCGTTCTCAGTTTTAATCGTTTGCGAGCAGATAATCGAAAATTTGCAGACGCAGTTGATGCAGCACTGTTAAAGGCTCCGGTGTTTGGAAGTATTGTCCATGACGCAGTGATTGCCCGCTACTCACGCACACTGTCTACCACCTTTGCCGCGGGTGTCCCACTTGTTGAGGCGCTAGACGCCACTGCCACAGCGTCTGGTAATGCTGTCTACGAACGTGCGATCAAACAGATTCGAAACGACGTGACCTCCGGTATGTCCCTCCTTCAAGCGACGCGCGCCACTGGAATCTTTCCGATGTTTTTGCTGCAAATGACCTCGATTGGCGAAGAGTCCGGCACATTAGATGAGATGCTCGGTAAGGTGGCAGATCAGTACGAGATGCAGGTTGATAACGCCGTTGATTCAATTAGCTCGCTGATTGAGCCTATGATTATGTCTATCTTGGGGATTATCATTGGCGGCCTGATGGTTGCGATGTATTTGCCAATATTCATGCTCGGCTCGGTGATGTAG
- a CDS encoding prepilin signal peptidase PulO-like peptidase (PFAM: Bacterial Peptidase A24 N-terminal domain; Type IV leader peptidase family) codes for MDPLEELIRAQPGLSIALGVLGLVVGSFLNVVIHRLPKMMERQWERECAEFVGEEFRGEELHETKPYSLAFPGSHCPSCGAEITALQNIPVLSYLFLRGRCANCGVAISVRYPLVELLTAAIWILCGLSFGVSNALAAAMLLTGVLIALTAIDLDHQLLPDSLTLPLLWVGLLINIDATFVSLESAVLGAVFGYLCLWSVYWLFKIITGKEGMGYGDFKLLAALGAWFGLSALPTIVLLSSLVGAVIGIALIVTGRQRRETPMPFGPFLTGAGLIHLFYPDVLIGWIAGVV; via the coding sequence GTGGATCCTTTAGAAGAACTTATTCGTGCCCAACCGGGCCTCTCTATTGCACTTGGCGTTCTCGGGCTCGTCGTTGGTAGCTTTCTGAATGTCGTCATCCACCGTCTCCCCAAAATGATGGAGCGGCAGTGGGAGCGAGAGTGCGCAGAGTTTGTTGGTGAAGAGTTTCGTGGTGAGGAACTTCATGAGACCAAGCCCTATTCACTCGCGTTTCCGGGATCACATTGCCCCAGCTGCGGCGCCGAAATAACAGCGCTTCAGAATATCCCAGTGCTTAGCTACCTCTTTCTGCGCGGTCGCTGCGCTAACTGTGGGGTTGCAATATCCGTTCGCTATCCACTTGTTGAGCTTTTGACTGCCGCAATTTGGATACTCTGTGGTCTGTCGTTTGGCGTAAGTAACGCGCTTGCCGCCGCGATGTTGCTGACGGGAGTCCTGATCGCACTTACTGCAATCGACCTCGATCATCAGCTGCTACCGGATAGCCTCACACTGCCCCTTTTGTGGGTGGGACTACTGATCAATATCGACGCCACCTTTGTCAGCCTTGAAAGCGCGGTGCTGGGGGCTGTCTTTGGTTATCTTTGTCTCTGGTCAGTGTATTGGCTTTTCAAAATCATCACCGGCAAAGAAGGCATGGGCTACGGAGACTTCAAACTGCTCGCAGCTCTTGGGGCTTGGTTTGGTTTAAGCGCACTCCCCACCATTGTGCTTCTGTCATCGCTAGTTGGTGCCGTCATAGGGATAGCCCTCATTGTCACGGGACGCCAACGTCGAGAGACGCCTATGCCCTTCGGACCATTTTTAACAGGTGCTGGGCTCATTCATCTTTTTTACCCCGATGTTCTGATCGGCTGGATTGCAGGAGTCGTTTGA
- a CDS encoding dephospho-CoA kinase (PFAM: Dephospho-CoA kinase~TIGRFAM: dephospho-CoA kinase), whose product MRAERYVVGITGGIGSGKSAVTDHLETKGITVVDADKVARVVVEPGTSGLAAIAEHFGSDILLPDGSLDRAALRKVVFDNPDERKVLEGITHPRIREEIVRQLSEATSPYVVLASPLLLESGQNRFANYVVVVDVPESVQLSRTMARDDNSEQLVKSIMAAQLDRETRLSRADTSISNDGSLDELYARVDDLHEDLLARAGA is encoded by the coding sequence ATGCGTGCTGAGCGATACGTAGTGGGAATTACCGGTGGTATTGGCAGCGGTAAGTCCGCAGTCACCGACCACCTGGAAACAAAAGGCATCACGGTAGTTGACGCCGATAAAGTTGCGCGCGTCGTGGTCGAGCCCGGCACATCGGGACTGGCAGCGATCGCCGAACATTTTGGCAGCGATATACTCCTACCCGACGGTAGTTTAGATAGAGCTGCCCTCCGAAAAGTGGTGTTTGATAACCCGGATGAGCGAAAGGTGCTCGAAGGCATCACCCACCCCCGAATCCGCGAGGAAATCGTGCGACAGCTCAGCGAAGCCACCTCGCCTTATGTTGTCCTAGCCTCACCGCTTCTGCTCGAATCTGGCCAGAACAGGTTCGCTAATTATGTGGTCGTTGTGGATGTACCTGAGTCAGTTCAGCTCAGCCGAACAATGGCGCGGGACGACAACAGCGAGCAGCTCGTCAAGTCGATTATGGCGGCGCAACTCGACCGAGAAACACGGTTGTCTCGTGCCGACACATCGATCAGTAACGACGGTTCACTTGATGAGCTATACGCAAGGGTCGACGACTTGCACGAAGACCTTCTCGCACGCGCGGGTGCTTAA
- a CDS encoding mutator mutT protein (PFAM: NUDIX domain~TIGRFAM: mutator mutT protein), which produces MPSVVHVAVGVLIDDANCVLLARRQKGTHLEGYWEFPGGKVESGETVEAALARELREELGVEIGETLPLMTVSHDYGEKQVLLDVHNVLSWKGEPHGAEGQPIAWVSASALDDYKVPEANAEIMGRVKSVLASV; this is translated from the coding sequence ATGCCCAGTGTTGTTCACGTGGCTGTTGGTGTCCTGATTGATGACGCCAATTGCGTTCTCCTTGCGAGACGTCAGAAAGGAACCCACCTCGAGGGTTACTGGGAGTTTCCTGGTGGAAAGGTCGAATCAGGCGAGACTGTCGAGGCTGCTCTGGCACGCGAGTTACGCGAGGAGCTCGGTGTCGAGATCGGCGAGACCTTACCCTTGATGACCGTGAGCCACGATTACGGCGAAAAGCAGGTGCTTCTCGATGTCCATAATGTGCTCTCTTGGAAGGGCGAACCCCACGGCGCAGAAGGCCAGCCGATTGCTTGGGTCTCAGCGTCCGCGCTCGATGACTACAAAGTGCCCGAGGCGAATGCGGAGATCATGGGTCGGGTAAAGTCAGTATTGGCTTCCGTCTAA
- a CDS encoding glutamate N-acetyltransferase (PFAM: ArgJ family~TIGRFAM: glutamate N-acetyltransferase/amino-acid acetyltransferase) produces MSELSIPGIQLGVAQAGIKYANRDDLTIIEIAEGSSTAAVFTQNAFRAAPVLVAERNNVEVDARYILINSGNANAGTGAPGMAACEQSCEALASATQMHSRQVLPFSTGVIGELLPVEKLEAAIPAAISDLSAANWERASKAIMTTDTVPKLRNKVVTLEDGRCCQLVGMSKGSGMIQPNMATMLGFLATDASISREMLDGMLRTAVNASFNRITVDGDTSTNDAVTLTATGQSDFVISPTDRAAALAFQAALTELATELAQDIVRDGEGATKFVEITVSSASSDAEADQVARTVAHSPLVKTALFASDPNWGRILAAVGRAGVSELDVEAVSLSLNGVLIAEKGARAESYTEDAGVAAMAPEDLVITIDLGRGNKSATLWTTDFSYDYVKINAEYRT; encoded by the coding sequence ATGAGCGAGCTATCTATCCCGGGCATTCAGCTCGGGGTTGCGCAAGCCGGAATCAAGTACGCGAACCGAGACGACCTGACGATTATAGAAATCGCAGAGGGCAGTTCGACCGCGGCTGTATTCACCCAAAACGCCTTCAGAGCAGCGCCTGTTCTAGTGGCCGAGCGCAATAACGTCGAAGTTGACGCACGTTACATCCTAATCAACTCCGGGAATGCGAATGCAGGCACTGGTGCGCCGGGAATGGCCGCCTGTGAGCAAAGCTGCGAGGCCCTCGCAAGCGCCACACAAATGCATTCACGTCAGGTTTTACCATTCTCTACCGGGGTCATCGGTGAACTGCTACCGGTGGAAAAGCTGGAAGCTGCAATACCTGCTGCGATCAGCGATCTCAGCGCGGCAAACTGGGAACGCGCGTCGAAAGCGATTATGACGACGGACACCGTTCCTAAACTGCGCAACAAAGTTGTTACCTTGGAAGACGGAAGATGTTGTCAACTTGTTGGCATGAGTAAGGGCTCGGGGATGATCCAGCCGAATATGGCAACCATGCTCGGTTTCCTTGCGACCGATGCGTCGATATCCCGTGAAATGCTGGATGGCATGTTACGGACCGCCGTTAACGCAAGCTTCAACCGGATTACGGTCGACGGCGACACCAGTACCAACGATGCGGTGACGCTGACCGCAACGGGACAGTCGGATTTTGTGATTTCACCGACCGATAGAGCAGCCGCACTGGCGTTTCAGGCTGCGCTGACCGAGCTGGCGACCGAACTTGCGCAAGATATTGTTCGGGACGGTGAGGGGGCGACGAAATTCGTCGAGATCACCGTCTCCAGCGCCAGTAGCGATGCGGAAGCAGACCAAGTGGCACGTACGGTGGCGCATTCGCCCTTGGTAAAAACCGCACTATTTGCGTCAGATCCAAACTGGGGGCGCATACTTGCCGCAGTCGGTCGAGCAGGCGTCAGTGAGCTCGATGTTGAAGCCGTATCGCTGTCGCTTAACGGTGTTCTGATCGCCGAAAAAGGTGCGCGTGCTGAGAGTTACACTGAAGACGCGGGTGTTGCGGCTATGGCGCCTGAAGACTTGGTCATTACGATCGACCTTGGTCGAGGCAATAAGTCAGCAACGTTGTGGACCACTGACTTTTCTTACGACTACGTCAAAATCAACGCCGAGTACCGCACCTGA